The proteins below come from a single Patescibacteria group bacterium genomic window:
- a CDS encoding MarR family transcriptional regulator: MTTVNPSLKLFINLSRVLTENSRRFNGGLDGIGFNEFVILFHLNQAEGAKMRRIDLAEKMGLTASGVTRILAPMEKIGLVKREASTGDARVSFVAITTSGQRNLKETLVHSEPFFEEIFPSEKLKKISGLSDLLIELGGAVK; the protein is encoded by the coding sequence ATGACAACAGTAAATCCTTCGCTAAAACTATTTATTAATTTATCCCGTGTTCTGACCGAAAACAGCCGTAGATTCAACGGCGGACTGGACGGAATAGGATTTAACGAATTTGTGATACTTTTTCATTTGAACCAAGCGGAAGGTGCTAAAATGCGCCGGATTGATTTGGCTGAAAAAATGGGTCTGACCGCGTCCGGCGTGACCAGAATTCTGGCACCAATGGAGAAAATAGGACTGGTGAAAAGAGAAGCTTCAACCGGTGATGCCCGCGTAAGTTTTGTAGCTATAACTACAAGCGGGCAACGCAATTTAAAAGAGACTCTAGTCCATTCGGAACCGTTTTTTGAGGAGATATTTCCAAGCGAGAAATTGAAAAAAATTTCCGGTCTATCAGATTTACTGATCGAACTGGGTGGGGCGGTTAAATAA
- a CDS encoding NUDIX domain-containing protein, with protein sequence MKIKVICGAVVVKDNKFVIVQEAQGLVRGLWNIPAGHLDDEEDLKSAAVREVKEETGLDVKLEGLIGIYQHKSLHGNNVVGFYFKASVLGGELLINPVEILDSKWVTFEEFLNYPENIVRALLLKTVIKDYLDHGSVDNRINSGIN encoded by the coding sequence ATGAAGATCAAAGTCATTTGCGGTGCCGTGGTTGTAAAAGATAATAAATTTGTGATAGTCCAGGAAGCACAAGGTCTCGTGCGCGGTCTGTGGAATATTCCGGCCGGCCATCTGGATGACGAAGAGGATCTTAAAAGTGCGGCTGTACGAGAGGTGAAAGAGGAGACGGGTCTGGATGTTAAACTGGAAGGTCTGATTGGCATTTACCAACATAAAAGCTTGCATGGCAATAATGTCGTTGGCTTTTATTTCAAAGCGTCTGTACTAGGCGGTGAGCTGTTAATTAATCCTGTTGAAATCCTTGATTCCAAATGGGTAACTTTTGAGGAGTTTTTGAATTACCCAGAAAATATTGTCCGAGCGCTACTGTTGAAAACAGTCATCAAAGACTATTTGGATCATGGCTCTGTTGATAATAGAATAAATAGCGGAATTAATTAG
- a CDS encoding response regulator, translating into MTNTKKKLLIIEDDEAILFSLKKKLELIPEIQIFSALNGEEGLKIAIDETPDLILLDIVLPKMNGLEMLKKFRQKNPSKDVKVIILSNLSNTNVEAEAVELGVKMYIIKADWKLEDVITKVKESLEI; encoded by the coding sequence ATGACAAATACAAAAAAGAAACTACTAATTATAGAAGATGATGAGGCAATCCTTTTTTCTTTAAAGAAAAAACTTGAATTAATACCAGAAATTCAGATTTTTAGTGCTTTGAATGGTGAGGAAGGGTTAAAGATTGCAATCGATGAAACACCGGACCTGATATTATTGGATATTGTATTGCCAAAAATGAATGGTTTAGAGATGCTGAAAAAATTTCGGCAGAAAAATCCATCGAAAGATGTAAAAGTGATTATTTTGTCAAATCTTTCTAATACCAATGTGGAAGCAGAAGCAGTGGAGTTAGGAGTGAAAATGTATATAATTAAGGCGGACTGGAAGCTCGAGGATGTAATAACCAAGGTTAAAGAGAGTCTGGAAATATAA
- a CDS encoding HAD family hydrolase produces the protein MIKAIVSDFSRVVLLPNDETYTGGLNALHKKLSKDGEYDFWNYFRLNSDLVDFYKSISSKVDVYIFTKGYIQEYPVLKEKIRGSFKNIFSASELGIKKDNDESYRIIADLIKIEPEQVIYIDDNQDNLNSAKKAGMHVICYNSNEQVINSISEELKLNINKN, from the coding sequence ATGATAAAAGCAATTGTCAGTGATTTTTCCAGGGTAGTGTTACTACCGAATGATGAAACCTATACCGGGGGTCTTAATGCGTTGCATAAAAAATTATCCAAAGACGGGGAATATGATTTTTGGAATTACTTCCGATTAAACAGTGATTTAGTTGATTTTTACAAATCTATCAGTAGTAAAGTTGATGTATATATTTTTACAAAAGGATATATCCAAGAATACCCTGTATTGAAAGAAAAAATTAGAGGAAGTTTTAAGAATATTTTTAGCGCCTCAGAATTAGGAATAAAAAAAGATAACGACGAATCATATCGGATAATTGCGGATCTAATTAAAATTGAGCCAGAACAAGTAATTTATATCGACGACAATCAGGATAATTTAAATTCAGCAAAAAAAGCAGGTATGCACGTAATTTGCTATAATTCAAATGAACAGGTGATCAATAGTATTAGTGAGGAACTAAAATTAAACATTAATAAAAATTAA
- the def gene encoding peptide deformylase, with protein MPTLPIVINPSPILRKKAETIKNPLDAAIQKLIPILTETMIQEDGIGIAAPQVGESIQMIIINHKDKPLVMINPKIIIKSIRTEIAEEGCLSVPGIFGMVKRSKKIKANALDSTGKLFTIKAEGLLARVIQHEVDHLNGILFIDKMVKKTRDPQDDNIL; from the coding sequence ATGCCAACTCTACCCATTGTTATCAACCCTAGTCCAATATTGAGAAAAAAAGCGGAAACAATCAAAAATCCGCTAGATGCAGCTATTCAGAAACTGATCCCAATACTTACAGAAACTATGATTCAAGAGGACGGGATTGGTATCGCCGCCCCGCAGGTCGGCGAATCAATTCAGATGATTATTATCAATCATAAAGATAAACCATTGGTGATGATCAATCCGAAAATTATAATAAAATCGATCCGCACCGAGATTGCTGAAGAAGGATGCCTCAGTGTACCAGGAATTTTTGGCATGGTTAAGCGATCAAAAAAAATTAAGGCCAATGCCTTGGACAGCACTGGAAAGTTATTTACAATTAAGGCGGAAGGTTTGCTCGCCAGAGTAATCCAGCACGAGGTTGACCACCTGAATGGCATACTTTTTATCGACAAGATGGTCAAAAAAACCCGCGATCCGCAGGATGACAATATCCTTTAG
- a CDS encoding NUDIX domain-containing protein — MPKRDYYHISLKLILKNEKDEVLVLGSDPKGSLLGKYDLPGGRIDESEFSTPYEQIIRREVSEEVGNIELSLNQKPVAIGRHLIPKKLTSENKDIHIMYIFFEAKMISGNIQISSEHNGYKWVKLGENDPADYFTSGILEGINMYLSNSNK; from the coding sequence ATGCCCAAGAGAGACTATTACCACATATCTTTAAAGCTGATTTTAAAAAATGAAAAAGACGAAGTTTTGGTATTGGGTTCAGACCCGAAAGGGAGTCTGTTAGGCAAATATGATTTGCCCGGCGGTAGAATTGACGAGTCGGAATTTAGTACTCCCTATGAGCAAATTATCAGACGCGAAGTTTCCGAGGAAGTCGGTAATATTGAATTATCACTAAATCAAAAGCCGGTCGCCATCGGTCGCCATTTAATTCCGAAAAAATTAACGAGTGAGAATAAGGATATTCACATCATGTATATATTTTTTGAAGCAAAAATGATCAGTGGCAACATACAGATCAGTTCAGAACATAATGGATATAAATGGGTTAAACTTGGCGAGAATGATCCCGCTGACTATTTCACATCCGGTATTTTGGAAGGAATAAATATGTATCTATCTAATTCTAATAAATAA
- a CDS encoding PAS domain S-box protein, protein MVKNITSQESKNILIKSELRYRRLFETAQDGILLVDYSNGMILDVNPYLIKMLGYPKSIFLKKYLWEIGIFKDIAASKNNFKILKKKNYVRFEDLPLESKNGNRVDVEFVSNVYKVGNETIIQCNIRNITDRVDAVKRMKDSERQFRHLFENMDSGAIIYRPIKNGNDFIIIDLNKAVEKIEKVQKDKIIGKSILKVFPGIKDFGLFSVLQKVWKTGRSAHHPILFYQDKRITGWRENRVNKLPNGDIFTIYNDLSERREMEHHIETSELRYRRLFETAKDGILLLDFYTGMIIDVNQYLIDMLGYPKSVFLKKYLWEIGTFRDIAASKDNFKTLQKKKYVRFEDLPLVTKKGEKVAVEFVSNAYKVDGEKIIQCNIRNITDRKRAQQETIDKVNEISLRDEAILDSIGEAVFACDRNGIIFIYNRIAEQMIGVSVKNAIGKHYNKIVDFVKASDGKPGDDFIKKAIKEDKITRMSIKTLLINTNGDKIPVLEVASPIKDLADKIVGTVVVFHDVTKEFQIDKAKTEFVSLASHQLRTPLASINWTSEMLLNNDFGKISEKQKEGLKIVHSSGRRMAVLISALLNVSRLELGTFPVNSRPLKLAKICDEVLEELREDTRSKQIKIVKEYFKGEFQINADPILLKIICQNIIANAIRYSKSQSEVTIKIDKDKYNILLSVSDHGIGIPKEEQVKVFTKLFRASNAQQMETDGTGLGLYIVKSILDSTGGKIWFSSVLGNGSKFYVSIPLTGMLSKKGTKPLEIL, encoded by the coding sequence ATGGTAAAGAACATTACATCTCAAGAATCGAAAAATATATTAATCAAATCTGAGCTTCGTTATCGCAGACTTTTTGAAACCGCACAGGATGGCATACTATTGGTTGATTATAGCAATGGAATGATTCTGGATGTAAATCCTTACTTAATAAAAATGCTTGGTTACCCCAAGTCTATTTTTTTAAAAAAATATCTTTGGGAAATTGGAATTTTTAAAGACATTGCGGCATCTAAAAATAATTTCAAAATACTAAAGAAAAAGAATTATGTCCGCTTTGAAGATCTACCGCTTGAATCAAAAAATGGAAATAGAGTAGATGTTGAATTTGTCTCTAACGTCTATAAAGTCGGTAATGAAACAATCATTCAGTGCAACATACGGAATATCACAGATCGTGTGGATGCGGTAAAGCGCATGAAGGACAGTGAAAGGCAATTCAGGCATCTCTTTGAAAATATGGATAGCGGAGCTATTATTTATCGGCCAATAAAAAATGGTAATGATTTTATAATTATAGATTTAAATAAAGCGGTAGAAAAGATAGAAAAAGTTCAAAAAGATAAGATAATTGGTAAAAGTATTTTGAAAGTATTCCCGGGTATAAAAGATTTCGGTCTTTTTAGTGTTTTGCAAAAAGTATGGAAAACCGGCAGATCAGCACATCATCCAATTTTGTTTTATCAAGATAAACGAATAACCGGTTGGAGAGAAAATAGGGTCAATAAGCTTCCGAACGGAGATATTTTTACTATCTATAATGATCTTTCCGAGCGTCGAGAAATGGAGCATCATATCGAAACATCTGAACTTCGATATCGGAGACTTTTCGAAACGGCTAAAGATGGAATTTTGCTATTAGACTTTTATACCGGTATGATCATCGATGTGAACCAATATCTGATTGATATGTTAGGGTATCCTAAGTCAGTTTTTTTGAAAAAATATCTTTGGGAGATCGGTACATTTAGAGATATAGCAGCTTCAAAAGATAATTTTAAGACACTGCAGAAAAAGAAATATGTCCGCTTTGAAGATCTGCCACTGGTAACAAAAAAAGGAGAAAAGGTGGCGGTTGAGTTTGTTTCAAATGCCTACAAGGTAGATGGGGAAAAAATTATTCAGTGTAACATTCGTAACATTACAGATCGGAAAAGGGCTCAACAAGAGACGATAGATAAAGTAAATGAGATTAGTTTGAGAGATGAGGCAATCTTAGATTCAATCGGAGAGGCTGTCTTTGCGTGTGATCGGAATGGAATAATATTTATCTACAACAGAATTGCTGAACAAATGATCGGTGTTTCTGTAAAAAACGCTATTGGTAAACATTACAATAAAATAGTAGATTTTGTTAAAGCAAGTGACGGTAAACCCGGGGATGATTTTATAAAAAAAGCAATCAAAGAGGATAAAATTACAAGAATGTCTATTAAGACACTTTTAATCAATACCAATGGCGATAAAATACCGGTGCTGGAGGTTGCTTCGCCAATAAAAGATTTAGCGGATAAAATTGTCGGCACGGTCGTTGTTTTTCATGATGTTACGAAGGAATTTCAAATAGATAAGGCAAAAACGGAATTTGTTTCACTTGCATCACATCAACTCCGCACTCCCTTAGCCAGTATCAACTGGACCAGCGAAATGCTTCTTAATAACGATTTCGGCAAAATCTCAGAAAAACAAAAGGAAGGTTTGAAAATAGTTCACAGTTCAGGCAGAAGAATGGCCGTGCTAATTAGCGCGCTTCTGAATGTTTCCAGATTGGAACTTGGTACTTTTCCCGTTAATTCAAGGCCATTAAAATTAGCAAAAATCTGTGATGAAGTGCTGGAAGAATTACGTGAAGATACTAGATCAAAGCAAATCAAGATCGTGAAAGAATATTTTAAAGGTGAATTTCAGATTAATGCCGATCCAATTCTTTTGAAAATTATATGCCAGAATATAATTGCTAATGCTATTCGTTACTCGAAATCACAATCAGAAGTTACTATTAAAATTGATAAAGATAAATATAATATTTTACTGAGTGTCAGTGATCATGGGATTGGTATTCCAAAAGAAGAACAAGTAAAAGTATTTACTAAATTGTTCCGCGCGAGTAACGCTCAGCAAATGGAGACAGATGGTACTGGATTAGGGCTATATATTGTAAAATCAATTTTGGATTCAACTGGTGGTAAGATTTGGTTTAGTTCCGTGCTAGGTAATGGTTCTAAATTTTATGTGTCAATTCCACTGACTGGCATGCTATCTAAAAAGGGGACCAAACCACTCGAAATTTTATAA
- a CDS encoding SDR family NAD(P)-dependent oxidoreductase — MRLENKVAIVTGSASGIGKAIAEQFIKEGAKVVFSDINGDDSISAEFGDKAIFVKCDVSKSQDVKNLVEKTLAHFGQLDVMVNNAGIGGLGGIIDITDESWEKTIGINLSGTMFGMRAAAGVMKDKGIKGSIINLSSILGKVGFSGAIAYCASKGGVVQLTHAGALDLAPDQIRVNAIAPGFIETNMTKDVLEMKEFNDLVISSTPLGYVGKTEDIANAAVYLASDESGYVTGTVIYVDGGWTAK, encoded by the coding sequence ATGAGATTAGAAAATAAGGTCGCAATAGTAACAGGATCAGCATCCGGAATAGGCAAAGCGATCGCTGAACAATTTATAAAAGAAGGAGCCAAAGTTGTTTTCAGTGACATTAACGGAGATGATTCAATTTCTGCGGAATTTGGTGACAAGGCAATATTTGTAAAATGTGATGTATCAAAATCGCAGGATGTAAAGAATTTAGTTGAAAAAACATTAGCACATTTCGGACAGCTGGATGTAATGGTGAATAATGCCGGAATCGGCGGTTTGGGCGGGATTATTGATATTACGGATGAGAGTTGGGAAAAAACAATCGGAATCAACCTTTCCGGAACAATGTTTGGGATGAGAGCAGCGGCTGGCGTCATGAAAGATAAAGGTATAAAAGGTTCAATTATTAATTTGAGTTCAATACTTGGAAAAGTGGGTTTCAGCGGTGCGATAGCCTACTGTGCGTCAAAAGGAGGAGTTGTTCAGTTAACTCATGCCGGGGCTTTGGACTTAGCACCGGACCAAATCAGGGTAAATGCCATTGCGCCGGGATTTATAGAAACGAATATGACTAAGGATGTTCTTGAGATGAAAGAGTTTAACGATTTAGTTATATCATCAACGCCACTCGGTTATGTCGGCAAGACTGAGGACATTGCTAACGCAGCAGTATATTTGGCATCGGACGAATCCGGCTATGTAACCGGTACCGTGATTTATGTAGACGGCGGTTGGACAGCTAAATAA
- a CDS encoding NUDIX hydrolase: MKFPKNSKKVFTGKIFSVYQWRQKMYDGTYKIFEGAYRKATVDIIATVGDKIIVLKQEQPTKPLFPSLPGGGIESGQTALQTVKRELLEETGFAAKKIIKYKYFEGTPKIIFHQFVFIAKECAKVSDQHLDSGERITVTFKTFDQFLQLCRDERFTAVLGLRFIMYEALLDRKKYMELKKVIFKK; the protein is encoded by the coding sequence ATGAAATTTCCAAAAAATTCGAAAAAGGTATTTACAGGAAAAATATTCAGTGTATATCAATGGCGCCAGAAGATGTATGACGGGACGTATAAGATATTTGAAGGTGCCTATCGAAAGGCAACTGTTGATATTATTGCAACGGTTGGTGATAAAATAATCGTACTGAAGCAGGAACAGCCAACTAAACCGCTTTTTCCGTCGCTTCCGGGTGGTGGTATTGAAAGCGGCCAAACTGCTTTACAAACCGTAAAAAGGGAACTGCTGGAAGAAACCGGGTTTGCTGCAAAAAAAATTATTAAATATAAATATTTTGAAGGAACTCCCAAGATAATATTTCATCAGTTTGTTTTTATAGCCAAAGAATGTGCCAAAGTTTCCGATCAGCATCTGGATAGCGGTGAAAGAATTACAGTTACTTTTAAAACCTTTGATCAGTTTTTGCAGCTTTGCCGTGACGAACGTTTTACCGCAGTACTCGGCCTACGATTTATAATGTATGAAGCACTTTTGGATCGGAAAAAATATATGGAATTGAAAAAAGTGATATTCAAAAAATAG
- a CDS encoding DUF1801 domain-containing protein yields the protein MKDFKTINDYIKSFPESTQVLLKKMRKTITEAAPTADEAIRYGMPTFRLNDRNLVHFAGYAKHIGFYPAPSGIIAFKKELFNFKTSKGAIQFPISEELPLALIKKIVKYRVKENAGRIKK from the coding sequence ATGAAGGATTTTAAAACGATTAATGATTACATCAAATCGTTTCCGGAAAGTACGCAAGTGCTGCTAAAGAAGATGAGAAAGACAATTACGGAGGCCGCGCCCACCGCAGATGAAGCAATAAGATATGGCATGCCAACATTCAGGCTTAATGACAGAAATCTGGTACATTTTGCTGGGTATGCCAAGCATATTGGTTTTTATCCGGCGCCGAGCGGTATTATTGCATTCAAAAAGGAATTATTTAATTTCAAAACTTCCAAAGGCGCAATTCAGTTTCCGATTAGTGAAGAACTACCACTTGCTCTGATAAAAAAGATTGTAAAATATCGAGTAAAAGAGAATGCAGGACGAATAAAGAAGTAA
- a CDS encoding methyltransferase domain-containing protein — translation MTIWNNIYSDYQKGGEAWASLKESLLPRFVTFVQNNEFNEKSAFDIGVGTGKYLAYLKNLGFAIAGIDSSEVAVEMTKKVLDSDTNVLCVNMYEYEIPENRYDFIFSISTIYHGTKKEVISLLDQIYYKIMPGGKIFITLPDTASSKNWKTFKESKETSPGTYIPQTGPEKGLPHSFFSAQEISNIFSKFSKVEFELGDKGKWCIMGQK, via the coding sequence ATGACAATTTGGAATAATATATATAGCGATTATCAAAAAGGTGGGGAGGCTTGGGCGAGTTTAAAAGAAAGTCTGCTTCCACGTTTTGTCACTTTCGTTCAGAATAATGAATTTAATGAAAAAAGTGCTTTTGATATCGGAGTTGGCACAGGAAAATATTTGGCTTATCTGAAGAATTTAGGATTTGCAATCGCCGGAATTGATTCAAGTGAGGTTGCTGTTGAGATGACCAAAAAAGTTTTGGACAGTGATACAAATGTGCTGTGCGTTAACATGTATGAATATGAAATTCCGGAAAATAGATATGATTTTATATTTTCAATTTCTACAATATATCATGGCACAAAGAAGGAAGTAATAAGCCTGTTAGATCAAATTTATTATAAAATTATGCCTGGAGGCAAGATATTTATAACTCTGCCGGATACGGCAAGTAGCAAAAATTGGAAAACATTTAAAGAGAGTAAAGAAACATCTCCCGGAACATATATCCCTCAAACCGGACCGGAAAAAGGTTTACCACACAGTTTTTTTTCAGCGCAGGAAATTAGTAATATTTTTTCGAAATTTAGTAAAGTTGAATTTGAGTTAGGAGACAAAGGGAAATGGTGTATCATGGGGCAGAAGTAG
- a CDS encoding calcium/sodium antiporter: MLTYILFVIGFVVLIKGADLLVDGAASVAKKMKVSSIVIGLTIVAFGTSAPEFIVNIFASFQGNTEIAIGNILGSNIANILLILGISAIIFPLVSKKNTVWKEIPLALLAALLLGVMANDIRIDNGIYSGLTRIDGMVLLSFFIIFMYYTFGISKVTGDGADDGNIKKMSYPMATLYIIGGLVLLIFGGKWIVDGAVKIAEAFNVSESLIGLTVVAVGTSLPELATSAIAARKKQTDIAIGNIVGSNIFNIFWILGVSALIRPLPFSPTNNVDIIMTVVASVILFMIMFIGKRHTIERWQGVLMIMIYVGYVVFLVMTK, from the coding sequence ATGCTAACGTATATCTTGTTTGTAATTGGATTCGTAGTTTTAATTAAAGGAGCGGATCTCCTGGTGGACGGCGCGGCTTCGGTCGCCAAAAAAATGAAAGTATCCAGCATCGTGATTGGACTCACGATTGTGGCTTTTGGAACGTCCGCGCCGGAGTTCATTGTAAATATCTTCGCCAGTTTTCAGGGCAATACTGAAATTGCCATTGGTAATATTTTGGGCAGTAATATCGCCAATATACTTCTTATTCTGGGAATCTCAGCCATTATATTTCCATTAGTATCAAAGAAAAATACAGTTTGGAAAGAAATACCACTCGCACTGCTCGCGGCGCTTTTGCTTGGGGTTATGGCAAACGACATTCGAATTGATAATGGAATATATTCCGGTTTGACCAGGATTGACGGTATGGTACTTTTAAGTTTCTTTATCATATTCATGTATTATACTTTCGGAATATCAAAAGTAACTGGAGATGGTGCGGACGATGGTAATATCAAAAAGATGAGTTATCCAATGGCTACACTCTACATAATTGGTGGACTAGTACTATTGATATTTGGAGGAAAATGGATTGTGGATGGTGCGGTTAAAATTGCCGAAGCATTTAATGTTAGTGAGTCGCTGATCGGTTTGACGGTTGTTGCGGTCGGCACATCCCTACCTGAGCTTGCGACGTCCGCAATCGCCGCCCGCAAAAAACAAACTGATATTGCAATTGGAAATATCGTCGGGTCGAACATCTTTAATATTTTCTGGATTCTGGGTGTAAGTGCTTTGATTCGACCACTCCCTTTCAGCCCCACAAATAATGTAGATATTATAATGACGGTTGTAGCAAGCGTGATTCTTTTTATGATTATGTTTATCGGAAAGCGCCATACGATAGAAAGATGGCAGGGGGTGTTAATGATCATGATTTATGTCGGTTATGTCGTATTTTTGGTCATGACTAAATAG
- a CDS encoding FTR1 family protein has translation MSFREGLEAFLILILIFRFLTKTENQHLNRSVIYGFISSIVFSLVFGGLLFIIGSQFDNLDEIGKVWESIISIVAVGFVTSFIIWMIRHGDGIKSYVESKTAFRLTKKGIYIISFVLVGREGVEIALFSFAGQYHYLSVVIGIFLAMIVALGIFFSLFRINISVLFKITLLYIIIQVGYLLGYGIHEGLSALNSTGYLESNSFLLTKAYDMSNTVLNHKEGIIGLPLNILVGWYSKPEWTQLFAQYTFTIYLLLYWLSYNRKKSKLSV, from the coding sequence ATGTCATTTCGGGAGGGGCTGGAGGCATTTTTAATCCTAATATTGATATTCAGATTTTTAACAAAAACTGAAAATCAACATTTAAATCGAAGCGTTATCTATGGCTTTATATCCAGTATCGTCTTTTCTTTAGTTTTCGGGGGGCTACTGTTTATTATCGGATCACAGTTCGATAACCTGGATGAAATCGGTAAGGTATGGGAAAGCATAATCAGCATTGTAGCTGTCGGATTTGTTACGTCGTTTATTATCTGGATGATACGTCATGGCGACGGTATAAAAAGTTATGTAGAAAGCAAAACGGCTTTCAGACTTACAAAAAAGGGGATATACATTATATCGTTTGTGCTGGTGGGTAGAGAGGGTGTGGAAATCGCGTTATTCTCATTTGCCGGTCAGTACCATTACTTATCAGTTGTCATCGGAATATTCCTTGCTATGATTGTTGCGCTGGGAATATTCTTCTCACTGTTTAGGATAAATATTTCTGTTTTATTTAAAATCACACTCCTTTATATAATTATTCAGGTTGGTTATTTATTGGGATATGGAATCCACGAGGGATTATCGGCACTTAATTCCACCGGTTACCTGGAATCAAATAGCTTCCTGCTGACCAAAGCATATGATATGTCAAATACTGTTTTGAATCACAAGGAAGGTATAATCGGATTGCCCTTGAATATTCTGGTCGGTTGGTATTCCAAACCGGAATGGACCCAGTTATTTGCACAATATACATTTACAATCTACCTATTACTCTACTGGTTAAGTTACAATCGGAAAAAATCGAAATTAAGCGTATAA
- a CDS encoding NAD-dependent epimerase/dehydratase family protein — MKKIIVTGATGQIGSELVDELRKKYGKDQVVAVGHSKPKAGDDNSGPFESVDVTNKQALDELVKKHEPDTIFHLVGILSATGEKNPELAWNVNMGGLKNVLDISIARGVKHVFWPSSIAAFGPTTPRDFTPQHTILEPTTIYGVTKVAGELLCQYYFKKFALDIRSLRYPGLISYKTPPGGGTTDYAVAIYFDAIKNKTYDCFVGPDTVLPMMYMADGVRATIELMEAPAENIKVRTSYNLTAMSFSAEELAESVAKHIPDFVCTYNPDERQKIADSWPKSIDDSAARADWGWKHEFDLDRMTADMLKNVK, encoded by the coding sequence ATGAAAAAAATCATTGTCACCGGTGCAACCGGGCAAATCGGGTCGGAACTTGTGGATGAGTTAAGAAAAAAGTACGGCAAGGATCAAGTCGTTGCTGTCGGCCATTCCAAACCTAAAGCGGGCGACGACAATAGCGGACCGTTTGAAAGTGTGGATGTAACAAATAAACAAGCATTGGATGAATTGGTAAAAAAGCATGAGCCGGATACAATTTTTCATTTGGTTGGAATATTGTCGGCTACCGGAGAGAAAAATCCGGAATTAGCCTGGAATGTAAACATGGGTGGTCTGAAAAACGTCCTGGATATTTCTATCGCCCGCGGAGTGAAACATGTTTTTTGGCCAAGTTCAATTGCAGCGTTCGGACCGACTACGCCCCGCGATTTTACTCCTCAGCATACAATTTTAGAACCGACCACAATATACGGTGTAACAAAGGTTGCCGGGGAACTTTTGTGCCAGTACTATTTTAAAAAATTTGCACTGGATATCCGCAGTCTGCGCTACCCGGGGTTAATTAGCTATAAAACCCCTCCGGGTGGAGGCACGACAGATTACGCAGTGGCAATATATTTTGATGCAATAAAAAATAAAACATATGATTGTTTTGTCGGACCGGATACTGTCCTGCCAATGATGTACATGGCTGACGGTGTCCGTGCAACGATAGAATTAATGGAGGCTCCGGCGGAAAATATCAAGGTGCGTACAAGTTACAACCTTACTGCTATGAGTTTTTCTGCGGAAGAGCTGGCAGAGTCAGTCGCCAAGCACATTCCTGATTTTGTATGTACATACAATCCGGATGAACGTCAGAAAATAGCTGACTCGTGGCCGAAATCGATAGATGACAGCGCTGCCAGAGCGGATTGGGGTTGGAAACATGAATTTGATCTGGATAGGATGACGGCTGACATGCTTAAAAATGTGAAATAA